A stretch of Catenulispora sp. GP43 DNA encodes these proteins:
- a CDS encoding RNA polymerase sigma factor, which produces MSADADPPTAVRWVRAAQGGDALAMSRLLDELTPYVGRLCAPIALSDAPDAAQEALIAVFQNLRTLREPAALYGWVRRIAVREAIRVAQRGARQQPAELAELPAPGSPELAVDVRDVLDRLSPEHRAILMLREVEGLDERAAAEVLEVSAGTAKSRLSRAKAAFRKQWTS; this is translated from the coding sequence GTGAGCGCCGACGCGGACCCGCCTACCGCCGTCCGCTGGGTCCGCGCCGCCCAAGGCGGCGACGCGCTGGCGATGAGCCGCCTCCTGGACGAGCTGACGCCCTACGTCGGCCGCCTGTGCGCGCCGATCGCCCTGTCCGACGCACCGGACGCCGCCCAGGAAGCGCTGATCGCGGTGTTCCAGAACCTGCGGACACTGCGCGAGCCGGCCGCACTGTACGGCTGGGTCCGGCGCATCGCGGTGCGCGAGGCGATCCGGGTCGCGCAGCGCGGCGCACGCCAACAGCCGGCGGAGCTCGCCGAGCTCCCGGCGCCCGGCAGCCCGGAGCTGGCGGTCGACGTCCGGGACGTGTTGGACCGGCTGTCGCCGGAACACCGTGCGATCCTGATGCTGCGCGAGGTGGAGGGTCTGGACGAGCGGGCTGCGGCGGAGGTGCTGGAGGTGTCGGCGGGGACGGCGAAATCGCGGCTGAGCCGGGCCAAGGCCGCGTTCCGGAAGCAGTGGACGTCATGA
- a CDS encoding serine protein kinase RIO yields the protein MRRRVDESLASPSRKGRLTLEEKARLAIERENADMAPPEGDRWSNWPDAGHGPEPRPEWVITEQGACDHELGVLKTGKEADVFLLRRVSPDTGAEVTMAAKRYRSNEHRNFQRDAGYLEGRRLRRTRDMRAIEGRTSFGMNLIAQQWAIAEFGALSDLWQAGVPVPYPVQLYGTELLMEFVGDPDGTAAPRLAQLRPEPDELLDLWEQLVSALLALAERGQTHGDLSPYNILVHHGRLVLIDLPQVVDVVVNPRGREYLSRDVHNVAKWFTAHGLPEHFADPGRLLETLAGEARLT from the coding sequence ATGCGTCGGCGCGTCGACGAATCCCTCGCCAGCCCGAGCCGCAAAGGCCGCCTCACGCTTGAGGAGAAGGCCCGCCTCGCCATCGAGCGCGAGAACGCGGACATGGCGCCGCCGGAGGGCGACCGCTGGTCCAACTGGCCCGACGCCGGCCACGGCCCCGAGCCGCGTCCGGAGTGGGTGATCACCGAGCAGGGCGCCTGCGACCACGAACTCGGTGTGCTGAAGACCGGCAAGGAAGCGGACGTGTTCCTGTTGCGCCGCGTCTCCCCCGACACCGGCGCCGAGGTCACGATGGCCGCCAAGCGCTACCGCTCGAACGAACACCGCAATTTCCAACGCGACGCCGGCTACCTCGAAGGCCGCCGGCTGCGCCGCACCCGTGACATGCGCGCGATCGAGGGCCGTACCTCCTTCGGCATGAACCTGATCGCCCAGCAGTGGGCGATCGCGGAGTTCGGCGCCCTGTCCGACCTGTGGCAGGCCGGCGTGCCGGTCCCGTATCCGGTGCAGCTGTACGGCACCGAGCTGCTGATGGAGTTCGTCGGCGACCCCGACGGCACGGCCGCGCCCCGGCTGGCGCAGCTGCGGCCCGAGCCGGACGAGCTGCTGGACCTGTGGGAGCAACTGGTCTCGGCACTGCTGGCGCTGGCCGAGCGCGGCCAGACGCACGGCGACCTGTCGCCGTACAACATCCTGGTGCACCACGGCCGGCTGGTCCTGATCGACCTGCCGCAGGTGGTGGACGTGGTGGTGAACCCCAGGGGCCGGGAGTACCTGTCCCGGGACGTGCACAACGTCGCCAAGTGGTTCACCGCCCACGGCCTGCCCGAGCACTTCGCCGACCCCGGCCGCCTGCTGGAGACGCTGGCCGGCGAGGCACGCCTCACCTGA